Proteins co-encoded in one Halococcoides cellulosivorans genomic window:
- a CDS encoding argonaute/piwi family protein: MSDFKLRRIMEPELLFADGETAKDPRGGLLKYGPRPRANIEEEVVNVGIVGDSRSISMMEELLRKMRTGIPSNSNRKRWRQPFPGLGVDSRLQFDYQTHEKWRGRIRQKDMDTIAEIPDRQERVQPAIRHLKHQIAGLGSQTPPPDITFVAIPERFVELCGDPNTDTGRIQTENSDFRSQVKLAGMEVGTPTQLMSPKALRGGPDVQHRSEFAWNIAVGMLYKAREGRPWKTASFDSQQCYAGISFYRERGADPDVRASIAQVFIEGGENFVIRGDPVQDIASDEAQTHLSYADAKRLVESILEKYGDYRDSQPNRLVLHKSSNFWPKESEGFDDGAAQVDVKEFVTIRNHHPLRLFPEGDNPPLRGTLALPPDRSEGYLYTTGYVPEQSVYNGPGVPTPIVVRPHEEHFSGDYRRLCREILTFTKLDWNSSDFCKRLPVTIGIANAVSEILAEPNADDINLQTHYYYYM; encoded by the coding sequence ATGAGCGATTTCAAGCTCCGCCGGATTATGGAGCCTGAATTGCTATTCGCCGATGGCGAAACGGCGAAGGATCCGCGCGGAGGGCTGCTGAAGTATGGCCCCCGCCCTCGGGCCAATATAGAGGAAGAGGTCGTGAACGTCGGGATTGTCGGAGACAGTCGGTCGATCTCAATGATGGAGGAACTGCTCCGCAAGATGCGAACCGGTATTCCGAGCAACTCGAACCGGAAACGATGGCGACAACCATTCCCAGGACTCGGAGTCGACTCGCGCCTCCAGTTCGACTACCAAACGCACGAAAAGTGGAGGGGGCGCATCCGTCAGAAGGATATGGACACGATTGCCGAGATACCCGACCGGCAAGAACGCGTCCAACCCGCCATCAGACACCTGAAACACCAAATCGCAGGACTCGGGTCACAGACGCCACCGCCCGACATCACATTCGTTGCCATCCCCGAGCGTTTCGTGGAACTTTGTGGCGATCCGAATACGGACACCGGCCGGATTCAAACGGAGAACAGCGATTTCCGGAGTCAGGTCAAGCTCGCAGGCATGGAAGTTGGCACCCCCACGCAACTGATGTCACCGAAAGCGCTGCGCGGGGGTCCTGATGTACAGCACCGTTCTGAGTTCGCGTGGAACATCGCCGTCGGGATGCTCTACAAAGCCCGTGAGGGAAGGCCTTGGAAGACGGCGAGTTTTGACAGCCAGCAGTGTTACGCGGGTATTTCGTTCTACAGAGAGCGGGGCGCCGATCCAGACGTCAGGGCGTCGATCGCACAGGTATTCATAGAGGGCGGAGAGAACTTCGTCATTCGCGGAGATCCCGTGCAAGACATCGCCAGCGATGAAGCGCAGACCCACCTCTCGTACGCAGACGCCAAGCGGTTGGTTGAAAGTATTCTTGAGAAGTACGGCGACTATCGAGACTCGCAACCGAATCGACTTGTACTTCACAAGTCGTCCAACTTCTGGCCGAAGGAGAGTGAAGGGTTCGATGACGGTGCCGCCCAAGTGGACGTGAAAGAATTCGTCACCATCAGGAACCACCACCCACTCCGCCTCTTTCCAGAAGGCGACAATCCGCCGTTGCGGGGCACACTTGCTCTCCCTCCTGACCGGAGCGAAGGGTACCTCTACACTACCGGATACGTACCCGAGCAGTCCGTGTACAACGGGCCGGGCGTGCCCACTCCCATCGTCGTTAGACCTCACGAGGAGCACTTCAGCGGCGATTACCGACGCCTCTGCCGTGAGATACTCACTTTCACCAAACTGGACTGGAACAGTTCGGATTTCTGCAAGCGGCTCCCCGTCACCATCGGAATCGCAAATGCCGTGAGTGAGATTCTCGCCGAACCGAACGCGGACGACATCAACCTACAGACCCATTATTACTATTACA
- a CDS encoding AAA family ATPase has translation MSDSNENHEGLQDRLELDPTTTGIRVGVRDDEGRFSHRELSNSVDDDDAFTFERADQQEAQRRHRVRVEGDSLAHEVWQRYKFDQSSTSEANDLRLLLEVPGSHPTEPADRFEIHGDTLASSLDCPTVHPLSSERVAGLSEQKEALRRFFQADNDDWGLAHRTGILLEGPPGTGKTELVMETCEELFGGMPVTISGPEILSKWVGESERMLRKQFQEARESQSQVLYIDEIDAIARSRSASSHEHSAQLVAQLLVLLDGVDAKTDDAPRVVASTNLSEVLDPALLRPGRLGNQPIEFHRPTATERKAIFHHYLEQIRVSDEGDLDEILSHAVTTPAESDWLDRIAEAAEGYTGADIEDVLVAAVTKVRTPGDGLQPPLSASTVREHVRQREKRGGTELSGDTVRAHESNEVRLSENGNAVAVDKDTTEEECRLIAADRARQTDETDEVVFRSLRAPQLLGADESATRDRVVAAFQHEDSDPLCLYLTELDSVIRSSDRAPLASIAVETIHEELLRWREDNLLIYESADGEPSLAVNHVELIE, from the coding sequence ATGTCTGATTCGAACGAGAACCACGAGGGACTACAGGATCGGCTAGAGCTGGATCCGACCACGACCGGTATTCGCGTCGGCGTTCGCGACGACGAGGGGCGGTTCTCACACCGGGAGCTCTCGAATTCGGTCGATGACGACGATGCCTTCACGTTCGAACGGGCGGATCAGCAGGAAGCGCAACGACGACACCGTGTACGGGTCGAGGGCGATTCGTTGGCACACGAAGTGTGGCAGCGATACAAGTTCGACCAGTCCAGCACCTCGGAAGCGAACGACCTCCGGTTGCTCCTCGAGGTCCCGGGCAGCCACCCAACAGAACCAGCAGACAGGTTCGAGATACATGGCGACACACTGGCCAGTTCACTGGACTGTCCAACGGTCCACCCACTGTCATCAGAACGCGTGGCAGGGCTTTCGGAGCAGAAGGAAGCCCTCCGCCGATTCTTCCAGGCAGACAATGACGACTGGGGGCTCGCCCATCGCACGGGGATCCTGCTCGAAGGGCCACCGGGGACCGGGAAGACAGAGCTCGTCATGGAAACCTGCGAAGAGCTCTTCGGTGGAATGCCCGTGACGATCTCCGGACCGGAGATTCTCAGCAAGTGGGTCGGTGAGTCCGAACGGATGCTCCGCAAGCAGTTCCAAGAGGCCCGGGAGAGCCAGTCACAGGTCCTCTATATCGACGAGATCGACGCGATCGCCCGGAGTCGGAGTGCCTCGTCCCACGAACACAGCGCACAGTTGGTCGCCCAACTCCTAGTGCTCCTCGATGGTGTCGACGCGAAAACCGACGACGCACCGAGGGTCGTCGCGTCGACTAACCTCTCGGAAGTTCTTGACCCGGCGCTTCTTCGACCGGGGAGGCTCGGAAACCAGCCGATTGAGTTCCACCGGCCGACCGCTACTGAACGAAAGGCCATCTTCCACCACTACTTGGAACAGATTCGCGTCAGCGACGAGGGGGACCTCGACGAGATCCTCTCCCACGCAGTAACGACACCAGCGGAATCCGACTGGCTGGATCGTATCGCGGAGGCTGCAGAGGGCTACACGGGAGCTGACATCGAAGACGTACTTGTCGCAGCCGTTACCAAGGTCCGGACCCCCGGCGACGGACTACAGCCTCCACTCTCGGCTTCCACCGTCCGAGAGCACGTTCGACAGCGGGAGAAACGTGGGGGCACGGAACTTTCCGGAGACACCGTGAGGGCCCACGAATCGAATGAAGTCCGGTTGAGCGAGAACGGGAATGCAGTCGCTGTGGACAAGGACACCACTGAGGAGGAGTGTCGTTTGATCGCAGCTGATCGCGCCCGCCAAACTGACGAAACAGATGAGGTGGTATTTCGTTCACTCCGGGCTCCCCAACTGCTTGGGGCGGACGAGTCAGCTACTCGCGACCGTGTCGTTGCAGCCTTCCAACACGAGGACTCCGACCCACTGTGTCTCTATCTCACTGAATTAGACAGTGTGATCAGGAGCAGCGACCGGGCTCCCCTTGCCAGTATCGCCGTCGAGACGATCCACGAGGAACTGCTTCGATGGCGGGAGGACAACCTCCTCATCTACGAGAGTGCGGACGGAGAACCGTCTCTCGCAGTCAATCACGTCGAGTTGATTGAATGA